Proteins from a genomic interval of Salmo salar chromosome ssa14, Ssal_v3.1, whole genome shotgun sequence:
- the LOC123726702 gene encoding C-C motif chemokine 20 — protein sequence MAQIRAPVIVLLVLLAVGLFTMEASAAKQARRRKGCCQSYTGGEIPFGVIVGYTLQTPIEICRIPAIIFHTKKGKDLCADPSQSWVIQHVNRLGDRAVHIRKSQS from the exons ATGGCCCAGATCAGAGCCCCTGTTATTGTGCTGCTCGTGCTCCTGGCTGTGGGGCTGTTCACTATGGAGGCTTCTGCAGCTAAACAAG CACGTCGTAGAAAAGGCTGCTGTCAAAGCTATACTGGTGGGGAAATACCTTTTGGAGTTATCGTAGGCTATACCCTACAGACCCCGATTGAAATCTGCAGAATACCTGCCATCAT TTTCCACACTAAAAAGGGGAAAGATTTGTGTGCAGACCCTTCCCAGAGCTGGGTGATCCAACATGTCAACCGACTGGG GGACAGGGCGGTTCACATCAGGAAATCCCAGTCCTAA